One segment of Curtobacterium poinsettiae DNA contains the following:
- a CDS encoding uracil-xanthine permease family protein: MGLPWKLHGDGKTVSATTIVAPDERLTWPRTIGLGVQHVVAMFGATFLVPLLTGFPPSTTLLFSGIGTILFLLITGNRLPSYLGSSFAFIAPIGAATKIGGIPLALSGIIVVGVLLAIVGLVVHLAGAGWIDRLMPPVVSGAIVALIGFNLAPAARDNFTAAPVIALITLAAIILVTVLFKGLIGRLSIVIGVLVGYVAALIGGQVDFSKVDAAPWIGLPEFTAPAFDPSQLAIYLAFVPVVLALVAENVGHVKGVGQLTGRDLTPLTGRALLADGVSTVLAGVGGGSATTTYGENIGVMAATRVFSTAAYWVAAIAAILLGLSPKIGAVISSVPAGVLGGATTALYGLIGVIGIRIWVENRVDFAKPKNQLTAGIALIIGIADFTFRFGQASFGGIIVGTIAAIVVYHVMDLIGRARGTDEPSTEAPDPAHAATGGVPAEPRTD; this comes from the coding sequence ATGGGACTTCCGTGGAAGCTGCACGGAGACGGCAAGACCGTCTCCGCGACGACGATCGTGGCACCCGATGAACGGCTCACCTGGCCCCGGACGATCGGCCTCGGCGTGCAGCACGTCGTCGCGATGTTCGGCGCCACGTTCCTGGTGCCGCTGCTGACCGGGTTCCCGCCGTCGACGACCCTGCTGTTCAGCGGCATCGGCACGATCCTGTTCCTGCTCATCACGGGCAACCGCCTGCCGAGCTACCTCGGCTCGTCGTTCGCCTTCATCGCCCCGATCGGCGCGGCGACCAAGATCGGCGGCATCCCGCTCGCCCTGTCCGGCATCATCGTCGTCGGCGTGCTGCTGGCGATCGTCGGGCTCGTCGTGCACCTGGCCGGCGCCGGGTGGATCGACCGGCTGATGCCCCCGGTGGTGTCCGGCGCGATCGTCGCCCTGATCGGCTTCAACCTGGCCCCGGCGGCCCGCGACAATTTCACGGCGGCCCCGGTCATCGCGCTCATCACCCTCGCGGCGATCATCCTGGTCACGGTCCTGTTCAAGGGCCTGATCGGCCGGCTGTCGATCGTCATCGGTGTGCTCGTCGGCTACGTCGCGGCGCTCATCGGCGGCCAGGTCGACTTCTCGAAGGTCGACGCAGCACCGTGGATCGGTCTGCCGGAGTTCACCGCTCCCGCCTTCGACCCGTCGCAGCTCGCGATCTACCTGGCGTTCGTGCCGGTCGTCCTGGCACTGGTCGCCGAGAACGTCGGTCACGTCAAGGGCGTCGGACAGCTCACCGGCCGTGACCTCACCCCGCTCACCGGTCGCGCACTCCTGGCCGACGGCGTCTCGACCGTCCTCGCGGGCGTCGGCGGCGGCTCCGCCACCACCACCTACGGCGAGAACATCGGCGTCATGGCCGCCACCCGCGTCTTCTCGACGGCGGCCTACTGGGTCGCCGCCATCGCCGCGATCCTGCTCGGCCTGTCGCCGAAGATCGGCGCCGTCATCTCCTCCGTCCCCGCCGGCGTGCTCGGCGGCGCCACCACCGCCCTGTACGGCCTGATCGGCGTCATCGGCATCCGCATCTGGGTCGAGAACCGCGTCGACTTCGCGAAGCCGAAGAACCAGTTGACCGCGGGCATCGCCCTGATCATCGGCATCGCGGACTTCACGTTCCGGTTCGGCCAGGCCAGCTTCGGCGGCATCATCGTCGGCACGATCGCCGCGATCGTCGTCTACCACGTGATGGACCTGATCGGTCGGGCCCGCGGCACGGACGAGCCCTCGACCGAGGCCCCCGACCCGGCCCACGCCGCCACCGGCGGCGTCCCCGCCGAACCGCGCACCGACTGA
- a CDS encoding MATE family efflux transporter, with amino-acid sequence MHRPTRPAVTAGRRAVDRDIVRLAVPALGALVVEPLFLLTDTALVGHLGATPLAAVGLASAVLSTVTGLLVFLAYSTTPAVARALGGGDRRGAVHAGIDGMWLALVLGVLLALVGWPLAGPLVDLFGASAEVSAAATAYLTVSLIGLPGILVVTASTGLLRGLQDTKTPLVVATVGFVANGLLNAVLIYGAGWGVEGSAAGTVIVQWAMAVVYVRIAVRAARSSGAPLRPGASGVARALRSGAWLFLRTASLRIAMLATVGAAAGLGTTGLATTQVGLTVFSTLAFALDALAIAGQALVGHGLGGRDPERVRLVTRRLVLLGIAGGVLLGVLTLAVSGVLGPVFSDSQAVRDALPVVLVLIAVGMPVAGYVFVLDGVLIGAGDARYLAIAGGVNLVVYLPLLWWAGGTLAGLWAVFSLGYIGVRAVTLGVRAHRRGWVEQALAR; translated from the coding sequence GTGCACCGACCCACCCGACCCGCTGTGACCGCTGGACGGCGCGCGGTCGACCGCGACATCGTGCGGCTGGCGGTGCCGGCGCTCGGCGCGCTCGTGGTCGAGCCGCTGTTCCTGCTCACCGACACCGCGCTCGTCGGTCACCTCGGGGCGACGCCGCTGGCGGCCGTCGGGCTCGCGAGTGCCGTGCTGTCGACGGTGACCGGGCTGCTGGTGTTCCTGGCGTACTCGACGACCCCGGCCGTGGCGCGGGCACTCGGCGGCGGTGACCGGCGGGGAGCCGTGCACGCCGGGATCGACGGGATGTGGCTCGCACTCGTGCTGGGGGTGCTGCTGGCGCTGGTCGGGTGGCCGCTCGCCGGACCGCTCGTCGACCTGTTCGGCGCCTCGGCCGAGGTCTCGGCCGCGGCGACCGCGTACCTGACCGTCTCGCTGATCGGGCTGCCGGGCATCCTGGTGGTGACCGCCTCGACCGGACTGCTGCGTGGGCTGCAGGACACGAAGACCCCGCTCGTCGTCGCGACCGTCGGGTTCGTCGCGAACGGACTGCTCAACGCCGTCCTGATCTACGGCGCCGGCTGGGGTGTCGAGGGATCCGCCGCCGGCACCGTCATCGTGCAGTGGGCGATGGCCGTCGTCTACGTGCGCATCGCGGTGCGGGCCGCTCGGTCGTCGGGGGCGCCGCTGCGACCCGGTGCCTCGGGCGTCGCACGGGCACTGCGGTCGGGAGCATGGCTGTTCCTGCGGACCGCGTCGCTGCGGATCGCGATGCTCGCGACCGTCGGGGCCGCCGCCGGGCTCGGGACCACCGGACTCGCGACGACCCAGGTCGGACTGACCGTGTTCTCGACGCTGGCGTTCGCGCTCGACGCCCTGGCCATCGCCGGGCAGGCGCTCGTCGGCCACGGGCTCGGCGGGCGTGACCCGGAGCGGGTGCGACTGGTGACGCGACGGCTCGTGCTGCTCGGGATCGCCGGCGGTGTGCTGCTCGGGGTGCTGACCCTGGCCGTGAGCGGGGTGCTCGGGCCGGTGTTCTCGGACTCCCAGGCGGTGCGGGACGCCCTGCCCGTCGTGCTGGTGCTCATCGCCGTCGGGATGCCCGTCGCCGGGTACGTCTTCGTGCTCGACGGGGTGCTGATCGGTGCCGGGGACGCGCGGTACCTGGCCATCGCCGGAGGCGTGAACCTGGTCGTGTACCTGCCGCTGCTGTGGTGGGCCGGTGGGACGCTCGCGGGGCTGTGGGCGGTGTTCTCCCTCGGGTACATCGGGGTCCGGGCGGTGACGCTCGGGGTGCGGGCGCACCGGCGCGGCTGGGTGGAACAGGCGTTGGCGCGGTGA
- a CDS encoding alpha/beta fold hydrolase, which translates to MTEITAHHGLFKDTDLHVDDTGGPGRPVVLIHGWPLSGESWSKQVPAFAEAGYRVVTYDRRGFGRSDKPKTGYDYDHLTEDLHTVLTELDLQDVTLVGFSMGGGEVARYFTKYGTERLHSVVFASAVPPYLLQTSDNPDGPLPKEQAAEMTAGLTKDEDAFYDQFTTDFFSVDGTLVVSEEDRQQALALAKQASKPAALEAMASFANTDFRDDLPKVTVPTLVIHGDGDATVPFAGSGARTHAAIAGSELHVVAGGPHGVNVSHPDEWNRVVLQFLAK; encoded by the coding sequence GTGACCGAGATCACCGCCCACCACGGGCTCTTCAAGGACACCGACCTGCACGTCGACGACACCGGCGGCCCCGGGCGACCCGTCGTCCTCATCCACGGCTGGCCGCTGTCCGGCGAGTCGTGGAGCAAGCAGGTCCCCGCCTTCGCCGAGGCCGGCTACCGGGTCGTCACCTACGACCGCCGCGGGTTCGGTCGGAGCGACAAGCCGAAGACCGGCTACGACTACGACCACCTGACCGAGGACCTGCACACCGTCCTCACCGAGCTCGACCTGCAGGACGTCACGCTGGTCGGGTTCTCGATGGGCGGCGGCGAGGTCGCGCGCTACTTCACGAAGTACGGCACGGAACGGCTGCACAGCGTCGTCTTCGCTTCGGCCGTGCCGCCGTACCTGCTGCAGACCTCGGACAACCCGGACGGGCCGCTGCCGAAGGAGCAGGCCGCCGAGATGACCGCGGGCCTGACGAAGGACGAGGACGCCTTCTACGACCAGTTCACGACCGACTTCTTCTCGGTGGACGGCACCCTGGTCGTCTCCGAGGAGGACCGGCAGCAGGCGCTCGCCCTGGCGAAGCAGGCCTCGAAGCCGGCAGCGCTCGAGGCGATGGCGTCGTTCGCGAACACCGACTTCCGCGACGACCTGCCGAAGGTCACCGTGCCGACGCTCGTGATCCACGGTGACGGCGACGCAACCGTGCCGTTCGCGGGGTCCGGCGCCCGGACCCACGCCGCGATCGCGGGTTCCGAGCTGCACGTCGTCGCCGGCGGCCCGCACGGCGTCAACGTCAGCCACCCGGACGAGTGGAACCGCGTCGTCCTGCAGTTCCTGGCGAAGTAG
- a CDS encoding M13 family metallopeptidase, translating into MTDVARASGIHTDELDPAVRPQDDLYRHVNGTWIEATPIPDDKARYGSFTVLAEAAEIAVRDIIERSQQAAPGTEERKVGDLFTSFTDEARLEELGTAPIEHLLAEITAIESVPEVIAAVGRFERLGLPSFLQLFVDNDPGDPESYVVFLEQSGLGLPDESYYREERFADIRTKYREFVAAMFPLAGFDDGGARTEHVIALETALAAQHWDNVTTRDSQKTYNKLPWAEVAALAKGVDLQTWWQAIDAPAGAFETVVVREPSFITGLADLLNDQPLEVWKDWLRWQVIRGSAAYLNSAFSATNFSFYGTALTGAPKQRERWKRGVSLVEGAMGEAVGRIYVQEHFDETSKAKMDDLVANLVEAYRQSITALDWMTDETRARALDKLDKFTPKIGYPVRWRDYSALPVRADDLVANVRAVASFQVDRELGKIGKPIDRDEWFMTPQTINAYYNPGFNEIVFPAAILQFPFFDAGRDAAANYGAIGAVIGHEIGHGFDDQGSQYDGDGKLENWWTEADRAAFEERTKALIAQYDALVPTEVPDSHVNGALTIGENIGDLGGLSIAWKAYLLSLDGQEPPVVDGLTGAERFLLSWAQAWRMAIRPEEAARLLSIDPHSPNEFRCNQVVRNIDVWYDTFGVTEQDAMYLDPAERVAIW; encoded by the coding sequence ATGACCGACGTCGCACGTGCCTCCGGCATCCACACTGACGAACTCGACCCCGCGGTGCGCCCCCAGGACGACCTGTACCGCCACGTGAACGGGACCTGGATCGAGGCGACGCCGATCCCCGACGACAAGGCCCGGTACGGCTCCTTCACGGTGCTGGCCGAAGCCGCCGAGATCGCCGTGCGCGACATCATCGAGCGCTCGCAGCAGGCCGCCCCCGGCACCGAGGAGCGCAAGGTCGGTGACCTCTTCACCTCGTTCACCGACGAAGCGCGGCTCGAGGAGCTCGGCACCGCACCGATCGAGCACCTGCTCGCCGAGATCACCGCCATCGAGTCCGTGCCCGAGGTCATCGCCGCCGTCGGCCGCTTCGAGCGCCTCGGCCTGCCGAGCTTCCTGCAGCTCTTCGTCGACAACGACCCGGGCGACCCCGAGTCCTACGTCGTGTTCCTGGAGCAGTCCGGCCTCGGGCTGCCCGACGAGTCGTACTACCGCGAAGAGCGATTCGCCGACATCCGGACCAAGTACCGCGAGTTCGTCGCGGCGATGTTCCCGCTCGCCGGGTTCGACGACGGCGGGGCCCGCACCGAGCACGTCATCGCGCTCGAGACGGCGCTCGCCGCCCAGCACTGGGACAACGTGACCACCCGCGACAGCCAGAAGACCTACAACAAGCTGCCCTGGGCCGAGGTCGCCGCGCTCGCGAAGGGCGTCGACCTGCAGACCTGGTGGCAGGCCATCGACGCACCCGCCGGCGCCTTCGAGACCGTCGTGGTCCGCGAGCCCTCGTTCATCACGGGCCTGGCCGACCTGCTGAACGACCAGCCGCTCGAGGTCTGGAAGGACTGGCTGCGCTGGCAGGTCATCCGTGGCTCGGCCGCGTACCTGAACAGCGCGTTCTCGGCCACGAACTTCTCGTTCTACGGCACCGCACTCACCGGTGCGCCGAAGCAGCGCGAGCGCTGGAAGCGCGGCGTCTCGCTGGTCGAGGGTGCGATGGGGGAGGCCGTCGGCCGCATCTACGTGCAGGAGCACTTCGACGAGACGTCGAAGGCCAAGATGGACGACCTCGTCGCCAACCTGGTCGAGGCGTACCGGCAGAGCATCACGGCGCTCGACTGGATGACCGACGAGACCCGTGCCCGTGCGCTCGACAAGCTCGACAAGTTCACGCCGAAGATCGGCTACCCGGTGCGGTGGCGCGACTACTCGGCGCTGCCCGTCCGTGCCGACGACCTGGTCGCGAACGTCCGCGCCGTCGCCTCGTTCCAGGTCGACCGCGAGCTCGGCAAGATCGGCAAGCCGATCGACCGCGACGAGTGGTTCATGACCCCGCAGACGATCAACGCGTACTACAACCCCGGCTTCAACGAGATCGTGTTCCCGGCGGCGATCCTGCAGTTCCCGTTCTTCGACGCCGGTCGCGACGCCGCCGCGAACTACGGTGCGATCGGTGCCGTCATCGGCCACGAGATCGGCCACGGCTTCGACGACCAGGGGTCGCAGTACGACGGCGACGGCAAGCTCGAGAACTGGTGGACCGAGGCCGACCGCGCGGCGTTCGAGGAGCGCACGAAGGCCCTCATCGCCCAGTACGACGCCCTGGTGCCGACCGAGGTGCCCGACAGCCACGTGAACGGTGCCCTGACGATCGGCGAGAACATCGGTGACCTCGGTGGCCTGTCGATCGCGTGGAAGGCGTACCTGCTGTCGCTCGACGGCCAGGAGCCCCCGGTCGTCGACGGCCTCACCGGTGCGGAGCGCTTCTTGCTGAGCTGGGCACAGGCCTGGCGCATGGCGATCCGCCCGGAGGAGGCGGCTCGTCTGCTGAGCATCGACCCGCACTCGCCCAACGAGTTCCGCTGCAACCAGGTCGTGCGGAACATCGACGTCTGGTACGACACCTTCGGCGTGACCGAGCAGGACGCGATGTACCTCGACCCCGCCGAGCGCGTCGCGATCTGGTGA
- a CDS encoding lipopolysaccharide biosynthesis protein, producing MASSAVLATVGIGVQGVAKLLVTVVVGRVFGTEALGQTTALLSLSVFVALLWPNAAGNTASRFLAIALRGRRSDAAVNRLLGVSMLVSSVVLAAVTVPIALAWGNGPGMVLGGAAVVVGYGLYCYARGAQLGYDRAPRVALWDSVTSVLALGLLVVACVARLEPFVLLPLAVGYTVFAIACWPRGNGFAPASRDPAAGVLGFAAWNVLAVVTSNGLLQLTMISAQVTSSAHDAGVYAAAFTLATPASMLGQALGQVLVPAFAHRTDGGSLRSRGALLLVVGFAAASAVVFGLVALLAGWFLPIVYPAEGAAAVADLRYLMVAVWVFTVGLVPAALLLAAGRSRQVALASVAGFVVGAGLMAVLGPVAGVAGGTTGFLVGSAVNLVTVVGLGVRRR from the coding sequence GTGGCTTCGTCGGCCGTGCTCGCCACGGTCGGCATCGGGGTGCAGGGCGTCGCGAAGCTGCTCGTGACCGTCGTCGTCGGGCGGGTGTTCGGCACCGAGGCCCTCGGGCAGACCACCGCCCTGCTGTCGCTCTCGGTCTTCGTCGCGCTGCTCTGGCCCAACGCCGCAGGCAACACCGCGTCGCGGTTCCTGGCGATCGCGCTGCGGGGTCGGCGCTCGGACGCCGCGGTGAACCGGCTGCTCGGGGTCTCGATGCTGGTGTCGAGCGTGGTGCTCGCGGCGGTCACCGTGCCGATCGCGCTGGCCTGGGGCAACGGCCCCGGCATGGTGCTCGGTGGTGCCGCGGTCGTCGTCGGCTACGGCCTCTACTGCTACGCCCGCGGCGCGCAGCTCGGCTACGACCGAGCGCCCCGGGTCGCGCTGTGGGACTCGGTGACGAGCGTGCTGGCGCTCGGGTTGCTCGTGGTGGCGTGCGTCGCCCGCCTCGAGCCCTTCGTGCTGCTGCCCCTGGCCGTCGGCTACACGGTGTTCGCGATCGCGTGCTGGCCGCGGGGCAACGGCTTCGCCCCTGCATCGCGCGATCCCGCTGCCGGGGTGCTCGGGTTCGCAGCGTGGAACGTGCTGGCGGTGGTGACCTCGAACGGGTTGCTGCAGTTGACGATGATCTCGGCGCAGGTGACGTCATCGGCGCACGACGCCGGTGTCTACGCGGCCGCATTCACCCTGGCGACGCCGGCGTCGATGCTCGGGCAGGCGTTGGGCCAGGTGCTCGTGCCGGCGTTCGCGCACCGGACCGATGGTGGGTCGTTGCGATCTCGTGGGGCGCTGCTGCTCGTGGTCGGGTTCGCTGCTGCTTCCGCCGTCGTGTTCGGCCTGGTCGCCCTGCTCGCCGGATGGTTCCTGCCGATCGTCTACCCCGCCGAGGGTGCCGCTGCCGTGGCCGACCTGCGGTACCTGATGGTCGCGGTGTGGGTGTTCACCGTCGGGCTCGTGCCGGCGGCGTTGCTGCTCGCCGCTGGACGCTCACGCCAGGTCGCACTGGCTTCGGTCGCCGGGTTCGTCGTCGGCGCTGGGCTCATGGCGGTGCTCGGACCGGTCGCCGGGGTCGCTGGTGGGACGACGGGATTCTTGGTGGGGAGTGCGGTGAACCTGGTCACGGTGGTGGGGCTCGGGGTGCGGCGGCGCTAA
- a CDS encoding ATP-binding protein: MSVYPDSSTTHIRIGRLSAADTVPIALDVDKLVVRHSAVVGSTGSGKTSAVASLLQKFTNGKWPAANIVVIDSHGEYSHALADHASVKSVLGKPEDRLHVPFWALPAEDILRAFVGSNAGQTTQKAWATLVAEARRDFADAATWLSLDPQAITADTPVPFDIRAVWLQLDSDNRETRRTKSDPDSVCLEVAGDAKTLTAAVYTPHGPGGASPMQGPSYGWHGSTPELLRLGLLDPRLAFMLEPAGSIDGPDPLVGAIDSWIGGKQPVSVLDFSGVPDAAAELAIGVILKLIFDVAIRTTNGSDGIGRPSPVLIVLEEAHRYLGDVAAPIARNAANRIAREGRKYGVGLMLVTQRPSDLPDTALAQCGTIIALRLSNSADQSRIRTALPDSVAGLSETLPSLRTGEAIISGEALVLPTRAVLDRPNPLPLAEDPSLAPWRDNLGTRNVSSALAKWRGVYEEEVK, from the coding sequence GTGTCGGTTTATCCTGATTCGTCGACGACGCATATCAGAATCGGACGTCTCTCTGCTGCCGACACGGTTCCTATCGCCCTCGATGTCGACAAGCTCGTCGTTCGACACTCTGCCGTCGTGGGTTCCACTGGGTCAGGTAAGACAAGTGCGGTCGCTTCACTTCTCCAGAAATTTACGAACGGGAAATGGCCGGCCGCGAACATCGTAGTTATCGACAGCCATGGGGAATATTCGCACGCGCTGGCCGACCATGCATCGGTGAAGTCCGTCCTCGGGAAACCAGAAGACCGCCTACATGTCCCATTTTGGGCGCTCCCCGCTGAAGACATTCTGCGAGCCTTTGTTGGATCGAATGCAGGTCAGACAACCCAAAAAGCATGGGCGACGCTAGTAGCGGAGGCGCGTCGCGATTTTGCCGATGCGGCAACTTGGTTGAGTCTTGATCCGCAGGCGATCACGGCAGATACGCCTGTACCATTCGATATTCGTGCAGTGTGGTTGCAACTAGATTCCGATAATCGAGAAACGCGTCGAACGAAGAGTGACCCCGATTCAGTCTGCTTGGAAGTGGCCGGAGACGCAAAAACGCTCACCGCGGCCGTATACACCCCACACGGGCCCGGGGGCGCCTCTCCGATGCAGGGACCCTCGTATGGTTGGCACGGGAGCACACCCGAACTTCTTCGCCTCGGGTTACTCGACCCTCGGCTCGCATTCATGTTGGAGCCAGCAGGGTCAATTGACGGTCCGGACCCACTCGTCGGCGCCATCGACTCTTGGATCGGAGGGAAACAACCTGTTTCGGTTCTTGACTTCAGCGGTGTACCTGACGCGGCCGCCGAGCTGGCTATCGGCGTCATTCTGAAGCTAATCTTCGATGTGGCTATACGGACCACCAATGGTAGTGACGGTATTGGTCGTCCTAGTCCGGTTCTTATCGTACTGGAAGAGGCTCATCGATATCTCGGCGACGTCGCTGCCCCGATTGCGCGAAACGCCGCGAATCGAATTGCGCGCGAGGGTCGCAAGTACGGCGTAGGACTTATGCTAGTAACGCAACGTCCATCGGATCTACCCGATACGGCCTTAGCGCAATGCGGAACTATCATCGCCCTTCGTTTGAGTAATAGCGCCGACCAAAGCAGGATTCGCACGGCACTACCGGACAGTGTGGCGGGGCTCTCGGAGACTCTTCCGTCGTTGAGGACAGGCGAAGCAATTATAAGTGGTGAAGCGCTCGTATTACCGACCCGGGCTGTTCTAGACCGCCCGAACCCGTTGCCTCTCGCTGAAGATCCGTCTCTCGCGCCGTGGCGAGATAATTTGGGAACTCGAAATGTTAGTAGCGCCTTAGCTAAGTGGCGCGGCGTCTATGAGGAGGAAGTAAAATGA
- a CDS encoding KTSC domain-containing protein, with translation MTLDWRPVESVRIVAEAYDPDTETIYVEFPKGGVQWWYAACPPDVWEQFTADGQSRGQFIHQVLNNKPNGRFG, from the coding sequence ATGACTTTAGACTGGCGCCCAGTAGAATCCGTAAGGATTGTCGCCGAAGCATATGACCCGGACACAGAGACGATCTACGTAGAATTCCCTAAGGGTGGCGTCCAATGGTGGTACGCTGCATGCCCGCCGGATGTTTGGGAGCAGTTTACGGCAGATGGTCAATCCCGCGGTCAATTCATCCACCAGGTCTTGAATAATAAGCCGAACGGTCGTTTTGGTTGA
- a CDS encoding serine hydrolase: MTEPDAARSSRRRRPDDRPAGGGRGRGRHSGRSDDRFTATTEALGALALEGAGVSASVIDTSSGKALLAIDDTLVQPVASLGRVLLLIEVAAQLEDGRLHGDRLQRMARDTATGAGLWQFLQEPTMQVPDLATLVGATADAWAVNALLSTVGIDAVRERAESLGIERTALIDRVRDRRGPDDAPDASVAPTGELSWVMRGLALGEVVDEAVSNRVLGWLSLASDLNLVAGSFGLDPLAHRALDHGLQVVAVTGSSTGVRAEAGILRGPGSSVSYAVTVTFDDASLQRRLAVVEALRTMGTEVLEAVHAPARR; the protein is encoded by the coding sequence ATGACAGAGCCGGACGCGGCCCGGTCATCGCGCCGCCGGCGACCGGACGACCGCCCAGCAGGTGGCGGCCGCGGTCGTGGTCGGCACAGCGGCCGGTCCGACGACCGCTTCACCGCCACCACCGAGGCCCTCGGTGCTCTCGCGCTCGAGGGTGCCGGGGTCAGCGCCTCGGTGATCGACACCTCCAGCGGCAAGGCCCTGCTCGCGATCGACGACACCCTGGTGCAGCCGGTCGCGAGCCTGGGCCGGGTCCTGCTGCTGATCGAGGTCGCGGCGCAGCTGGAGGACGGCCGTCTGCACGGCGACCGCCTGCAGCGGATGGCACGGGACACCGCGACCGGTGCCGGCCTGTGGCAGTTCCTGCAGGAGCCGACCATGCAGGTACCCGACCTGGCGACCCTGGTCGGGGCCACCGCCGACGCCTGGGCCGTGAACGCGCTGCTGTCGACCGTGGGCATCGACGCCGTCCGGGAGCGCGCGGAGTCCCTGGGCATCGAGCGCACGGCGTTGATCGACCGCGTGCGGGACCGCCGCGGCCCGGACGACGCCCCCGACGCCTCCGTCGCGCCGACCGGGGAGCTGTCGTGGGTGATGCGCGGACTGGCGCTCGGCGAGGTCGTCGACGAGGCGGTGTCGAACCGGGTGCTCGGCTGGTTGTCCCTGGCGAGCGACCTGAACCTGGTCGCCGGGTCCTTCGGGCTCGACCCCCTGGCACACCGTGCGCTCGACCACGGGCTGCAGGTCGTTGCGGTCACCGGGTCGAGCACCGGCGTGCGGGCCGAGGCGGGGATCCTGAGGGGGCCCGGATCGTCGGTCAGCTACGCCGTGACGGTGACGTTCGACGACGCCTCGTTGCAGCGGCGGTTGGCCGTCGTCGAGGCGCTGCGGACCATGGGTACCGAGGTGCTCGAGGCCGTGCACGCTCCGGCGCGGCGCTGA
- a CDS encoding DUF4232 domain-containing protein has protein sequence MQRSSRSKFLLVVTGLVAVGTLAGCASDGQPAATETVTAPAPSPSASASTPQSSEESASAAPSSGSGATGSSAGDRCAASSLAGRIEAGSGGAAGSVIVHLVLENTGSTTCTVQGWPGVSFVGGGTGKQIGAAAVAEKSSPHPTVTLAPGKTAVAPLKIVRAENYPAGDCSPQTPDGFRVYPPGSKQSLFVKDTDYQACASADASLLSVQAFVPEGQATS, from the coding sequence ATGCAACGCAGCAGCCGATCGAAGTTCCTGCTCGTCGTGACCGGGCTCGTCGCCGTCGGGACCCTGGCGGGGTGCGCCTCGGACGGGCAGCCCGCCGCCACCGAGACCGTCACGGCGCCCGCGCCGTCGCCGTCCGCGTCGGCGTCCACGCCGCAGTCGTCCGAGGAGTCCGCCTCGGCGGCACCGTCCTCCGGATCCGGTGCCACCGGTTCGTCTGCTGGTGACCGGTGCGCGGCGTCGTCGCTCGCCGGACGCATCGAGGCCGGCAGCGGTGGTGCCGCCGGCAGCGTCATCGTGCACCTGGTGCTCGAGAACACCGGGTCGACGACCTGCACGGTGCAGGGGTGGCCGGGGGTCTCGTTCGTCGGGGGTGGCACCGGCAAGCAGATCGGAGCGGCGGCCGTGGCGGAGAAGAGTTCCCCGCACCCGACCGTCACACTCGCTCCAGGCAAGACCGCCGTCGCCCCGCTCAAGATCGTCCGGGCCGAGAACTACCCCGCGGGCGACTGCTCGCCGCAGACCCCGGACGGCTTCCGCGTGTACCCGCCCGGCTCGAAGCAGTCCCTGTTCGTGAAGGACACGGACTACCAGGCGTGCGCGTCGGCCGATGCCTCGCTGCTGTCCGTGCAGGCGTTCGTGCCGGAGGGGCAGGCGACGTCGTAG
- a CDS encoding RNA polymerase sigma factor, protein MKDEQDDSSLWTRAVHDDGAAFAALFDRHRPRIYRRALTLTANVHDAEDITAAAFYELWRKRKSVTLVAGSVAPWLLVTTVNLTQNHRRAAARYRKLLDALPRDESLAPATDAEDLEARERLRATIRGLSQQDAALLVLTGVEAVPVWQAAQAVGLEPPAARVRLHRMRQRLQRDLHDLRPSVRNAPEGTS, encoded by the coding sequence GTGAAGGACGAACAGGACGACAGCTCACTGTGGACACGGGCGGTCCACGATGACGGGGCTGCGTTCGCCGCGCTGTTCGACCGGCACCGACCGCGCATCTACCGGCGCGCGCTGACCTTGACGGCGAACGTGCACGACGCCGAGGACATCACGGCGGCGGCGTTCTACGAGCTCTGGCGCAAGCGCAAGAGCGTGACCCTCGTGGCGGGTTCCGTCGCGCCGTGGCTGCTGGTCACGACGGTCAACCTGACCCAGAACCACCGACGTGCAGCAGCCCGGTACCGGAAGCTCCTCGATGCGCTTCCACGAGACGAGTCCCTTGCTCCCGCCACGGATGCCGAGGACCTGGAGGCCCGCGAGCGGCTCAGGGCGACCATCCGCGGCCTCTCGCAGCAGGATGCAGCACTGCTGGTGCTCACCGGGGTCGAGGCGGTGCCGGTCTGGCAGGCAGCGCAGGCGGTCGGTCTCGAGCCACCGGCAGCGCGCGTGCGGCTGCACCGGATGCGCCAGCGCCTGCAACGTGACCTGCACGACCTCCGTCCCAGTGTCCGCAACGCACCGGAAGGCACCTCCTGA